One Prosthecobacter debontii genomic window carries:
- a CDS encoding glycosyltransferase family 2 protein, translated as MPHPLSIAIISKNEEANLRRCLASAVDLAQEIIIVDSGSTDGTQAVAEEFGARFVSQAWLGFTDQKNLCNSLCTQPWILALDCDEELSPELRRSIESFFTDGSTEKYEAAWMARRVWFLGRWIRHGDWYPDKKVRLFRRDKGRWEGHASSQVHERLVVDGPHTTLEGDLYHYSFTSMGHYLDKHVGYTDVFAEHEQAEGRGWSLVHALFRPWWRFMRAYVLRRGFMDGFPGLWIAMSTAYFTFMRYSRAYEVKVRSNQPR; from the coding sequence ATGCCCCATCCGCTTTCTATCGCCATCATCTCGAAAAATGAGGAGGCCAATCTACGCCGCTGCTTAGCCAGTGCGGTGGATCTGGCCCAGGAGATCATCATCGTGGACAGTGGCAGCACCGATGGCACTCAGGCTGTGGCAGAGGAGTTTGGCGCACGCTTTGTCTCACAGGCTTGGCTAGGATTCACCGATCAGAAAAATCTCTGCAACAGTCTCTGCACCCAGCCCTGGATTTTGGCTTTGGATTGTGATGAGGAGTTGTCTCCAGAGCTTCGTCGCTCCATCGAGTCCTTTTTTACCGATGGTAGCACGGAGAAATATGAGGCCGCCTGGATGGCGCGGCGAGTTTGGTTCCTCGGGCGCTGGATTCGCCATGGGGACTGGTATCCCGATAAAAAAGTGCGCCTGTTTCGGCGAGATAAAGGCCGTTGGGAGGGCCATGCCAGCAGTCAGGTGCATGAGCGTCTAGTTGTGGATGGACCTCACACCACCCTGGAGGGGGATCTGTATCATTACTCCTTTACCAGCATGGGGCACTACCTGGATAAGCATGTCGGCTATACCGATGTCTTTGCTGAGCATGAACAGGCGGAGGGGCGTGGCTGGTCCCTGGTCCACGCTTTGTTCCGCCCGTGGTGGCGTTTCATGCGCGCTTATGTCCTGCGGCGTGGTTTTATGGATGGTTTTCCTGGCTTATGGATCGCCATGTCCACGGCCTACTTCACCTTCATGCGCTACAGCCGTGCTTATGAGGTGAAGGTGCGCTCGAACCAGCCGCGGTAG
- a CDS encoding MauE/DoxX family redox-associated membrane protein, which yields MKLFHFLLHLLFGGIFIYAGALKAMDPGVFVMDVRSFDLLPDPYAAWLAMGLPWLEIFTGFTVITGLFRQGGLLVLNISLLIFLAAIGISWYRGIDIQCGCFGGSGDAKSNYITLILRDLALLALGGYLQIVAIGTALSRRRPAQG from the coding sequence ATGAAGCTCTTTCATTTTCTCCTGCATCTGCTCTTCGGTGGCATCTTCATCTATGCAGGGGCTCTGAAGGCCATGGACCCAGGTGTCTTCGTCATGGATGTGCGTAGTTTTGATCTACTACCCGATCCCTATGCCGCGTGGCTGGCCATGGGCTTGCCTTGGTTGGAGATCTTCACCGGCTTCACCGTCATCACAGGCCTTTTTCGGCAGGGAGGGCTGCTGGTGCTCAATATCAGTTTGCTGATCTTCCTCGCCGCCATCGGCATCTCCTGGTATCGGGGCATTGATATCCAGTGTGGATGCTTCGGTGGCAGTGGCGATGCCAAGAGCAACTACATCACCCTCATCTTGCGGGATCTCGCGCTCTTAGCGTTGGGGGGCTACTTGCAGATCGTCGCCATCGGCACCGCCTTGAGCCGTCGTCGTCCGGCTCAAGGCTGA
- a CDS encoding aminotransferase class I/II-fold pyridoxal phosphate-dependent enzyme → MDYNSKLSTQIRDLPRSGIRDFFELVIGRSDVISLGVGEPDKPTPWPIREAAIRSLEKGQTSYTSNLGLESLRVAISGYVENQFRVSYDPKKEILVTVGVSEALDIAFRALLNPGDEVIYHEPCYVSYAPSIKMAYGVPVVVETREENEFALMAADVEKAITPRTKIIALNFPTNPTGGIMPREELEKIAALAIKHDLIVFTDEIYCELLYDNRQHLSIAELPGMKERTVLLHGFSKAFAMTGWRLGYACAPAPLIEAMMKVHQYCMLCAPIMSQMAGLEALKMGASAYEDMRQSYEQRRNVIVSRLNGMGLHCFNPGGAFYVFPEIRSTGLTSKEFAIGLLEKKSVAVVPGTAFGAAGEGFVRCCYATAPELIVKAMDLMEEYVNEVRK, encoded by the coding sequence ATGGACTACAACAGCAAGCTCTCCACCCAGATCCGCGACCTTCCGCGCTCTGGCATTCGGGACTTTTTCGAACTCGTCATCGGTCGCAGCGACGTCATCTCTCTCGGCGTCGGTGAGCCGGATAAGCCCACCCCGTGGCCGATCCGTGAGGCCGCCATCCGCTCCCTCGAAAAAGGCCAAACCAGCTATACCTCCAACCTCGGACTCGAATCCCTCCGCGTCGCCATCAGTGGTTATGTGGAGAATCAATTCCGCGTCAGCTACGATCCCAAAAAAGAGATCCTGGTGACCGTCGGCGTGTCTGAGGCGCTCGATATCGCCTTCCGCGCCCTGCTGAACCCGGGCGACGAAGTCATCTATCATGAGCCCTGCTACGTCTCTTATGCTCCGAGCATCAAGATGGCTTACGGCGTGCCTGTCGTGGTGGAGACCCGTGAGGAAAATGAATTCGCCCTCATGGCGGCCGATGTCGAAAAAGCCATCACGCCACGCACCAAGATCATCGCGCTGAACTTCCCCACCAACCCCACCGGCGGTATCATGCCCCGGGAGGAACTGGAGAAAATCGCCGCCCTGGCCATCAAGCACGATCTCATCGTCTTCACCGATGAAATCTACTGTGAGCTCCTCTACGACAACCGCCAGCATCTCAGCATCGCTGAACTGCCCGGGATGAAAGAGCGCACCGTCCTGCTGCATGGTTTCAGCAAGGCCTTTGCCATGACTGGCTGGCGTCTCGGTTATGCCTGCGCCCCGGCCCCACTCATCGAAGCCATGATGAAAGTGCACCAGTATTGCATGCTGTGCGCCCCCATCATGAGTCAGATGGCCGGCCTGGAAGCCCTGAAAATGGGGGCCAGTGCTTATGAAGACATGCGCCAGAGCTACGAGCAACGCCGCAACGTCATCGTCAGCCGTCTCAATGGCATGGGCCTGCACTGCTTCAATCCCGGAGGAGCCTTTTACGTCTTCCCCGAGATCCGCAGCACCGGCCTCACCAGCAAGGAATTCGCCATCGGCCTGCTCGAGAAAAAGAGCGTCGCCGTCGTCCCAGGCACCGCCTTTGGTGCAGCCGGAGAAGGCTTCGTCCGCTGCTGCTACGCCACCGCCCCCGAGCTCATCGTCAAAGCCATGGACCTCATGGAAGAGTATGTGAACGAAGTGCGGAAGTAA
- a CDS encoding serine hydrolase domain-containing protein, with amino-acid sequence MLRSIFLSALLCTPALLSALDATKLEAIHSAMEQAVEAKQAAGIVTLVMEKGKIVHHDAAGFADIAQDRKMEKDAVFWIASMTKSVNATAVMLLVDEGKLSLDEPASKWLPDLGKVKLADGSGPENPITLRTLLSHTAGIAFPPRKATDGAISLRAYVATLVNAPLAFQPGSSYEYGFGPTVAGRIVEIVSGMKYDEFLKARIFGPLDMKDTTFHPDDALRARIARTYKMEEDSQSLVPGYNPFVTSDASVRHMTEPAGGLFSTARDMGRFYAMIAGGGEFEGKRLLSEKAVKDMTTPVSAGGKTLNYACGWQVNTATQRVCSQMPVGSFGHGGAFATNGWVDMEHGIATVYLVQNVLVPDSGKPKDAFQHLVMEAAGVTVQPAVAVKKK; translated from the coding sequence ATGCTCCGCTCGATTTTCCTTTCCGCCCTCCTTTGCACGCCAGCTCTGCTGTCAGCCCTGGATGCCACCAAGCTCGAGGCCATTCACTCAGCCATGGAACAGGCCGTGGAGGCCAAACAGGCCGCGGGCATCGTCACGCTGGTGATGGAGAAAGGCAAAATCGTGCATCATGATGCAGCGGGCTTTGCCGATATCGCTCAGGACCGGAAGATGGAGAAGGACGCGGTCTTCTGGATCGCCTCGATGACGAAGTCTGTGAATGCCACGGCGGTGATGCTGCTGGTGGATGAGGGCAAACTCTCTCTGGATGAGCCCGCCTCGAAGTGGCTGCCCGATCTCGGCAAGGTGAAGCTGGCGGATGGGAGCGGCCCGGAGAACCCCATCACGCTGAGGACGCTGCTGAGCCACACGGCGGGCATCGCCTTCCCACCACGCAAGGCGACGGATGGAGCGATCTCTCTGCGTGCGTATGTGGCCACACTGGTGAACGCACCTTTGGCCTTTCAACCGGGCTCTTCCTATGAGTATGGCTTTGGCCCCACGGTGGCAGGACGCATTGTGGAGATCGTCTCCGGCATGAAGTATGATGAGTTTCTCAAGGCGCGGATCTTTGGGCCGCTGGATATGAAGGATACGACCTTTCACCCCGATGATGCGCTGCGGGCACGGATCGCTCGCACGTATAAGATGGAGGAGGACAGCCAGAGTCTGGTGCCCGGCTACAATCCCTTTGTGACCAGTGATGCCTCCGTGCGACACATGACGGAGCCTGCGGGGGGCTTGTTTTCCACTGCACGGGACATGGGGCGGTTTTATGCCATGATCGCCGGCGGCGGGGAGTTTGAAGGCAAGCGCCTGCTCAGTGAGAAGGCGGTGAAGGACATGACAACGCCGGTTTCCGCCGGTGGTAAGACGCTGAACTATGCCTGCGGCTGGCAGGTGAATACGGCCACGCAGAGAGTGTGCTCTCAGATGCCAGTGGGCAGCTTCGGCCACGGGGGTGCCTTTGCCACCAATGGCTGGGTGGATATGGAGCACGGGATCGCGACGGTCTATCTGGTGCAAAATGTCCTGGTGCCTGATAGCGGCAAACCCAAGGATGCTTTCCAGCATCTGGTGATGGAAGCCGCCGGAGTCACCGTGCAGCCGGCGGTAGCCGTGAAGAAAAAGTGA
- a CDS encoding Lrp/AsnC family transcriptional regulator, producing the protein MDPLIQLLQINSNRSTSELAQILGLSEDEVVRRMRAAEADKTILGYNAVVDKQKAGHRGVTALIEVRITPEREGGFDRLAKRIAKFDQVRECFLMSGGYDLAVLVEGKDLLDVANFVAEKLSTLGGVLSTATHFQLKAYKQAGFLANSGDDEERLPVSP; encoded by the coding sequence ATGGATCCTCTGATTCAACTCCTCCAAATCAACTCCAACCGCTCCACCAGTGAGCTGGCTCAAATTCTGGGCCTTTCTGAAGATGAAGTCGTGCGCAGAATGCGAGCGGCGGAGGCGGATAAGACGATCTTGGGCTACAACGCCGTGGTGGATAAGCAGAAGGCCGGTCACCGTGGAGTGACGGCTCTGATCGAAGTGCGTATCACTCCTGAGCGTGAAGGCGGCTTTGACCGTCTGGCTAAGCGCATTGCGAAGTTCGACCAAGTGCGTGAGTGCTTCCTCATGAGCGGCGGCTATGACCTGGCCGTCCTCGTGGAAGGTAAAGACCTTCTCGATGTCGCCAACTTCGTGGCCGAAAAACTGAGCACCCTCGGCGGCGTGCTCTCCACCGCCACGCACTTCCAGCTCAAGGCTTATAAACAAGCCGGTTTCCTCGCCAACTCAGGCGATGATGAAGAGCGCCTGCCAGTCAGTCCTTGA